Proteins found in one Paenibacillus wynnii genomic segment:
- a CDS encoding DUF86 domain-containing protein encodes MYYVNRKQIELILDQIPDINAGLRSATANWDGSTLMGLVQERSLHLAIEVVTDVGSCLIDGFIMRDAGSYEDIISIIHEETVFGDSGIYTKLIELVALRKPLVQDYFEWDRSSLHPLTPDLSEVLEQFALEVRNYLNQELGTNIHP; translated from the coding sequence GTGTATTATGTCAACCGGAAGCAAATCGAACTCATTCTGGACCAAATTCCAGATATCAATGCAGGCCTGCGTTCAGCGACGGCTAACTGGGACGGCAGTACATTAATGGGACTGGTGCAGGAACGGAGTCTCCACTTGGCTATTGAGGTCGTTACAGATGTAGGGAGCTGTCTGATTGACGGATTTATAATGCGGGATGCGGGTAGCTACGAGGACATTATTTCCATTATTCATGAAGAAACCGTGTTCGGGGACAGTGGTATCTATACCAAACTTATTGAATTAGTGGCTCTTCGAAAGCCGCTTGTTCAGGATTATTTTGAGTGGGATCGCAGCTCTCTGCATCCTTTAACTCCGGACCTTTCAGAGGTTTTGGAGCAATTCGCCTTAGAAGTCCGCAACTATCTTAACCAGGAATTGGGGACCAACATACATCCATAA
- a CDS encoding MBL fold metallo-hydrolase, with protein MNPNHMLTSGFTDLWEVAPGVIGLRTLFVNVAYISSSPSDWILVDAGLGMFAGSILNTAKEHFGKPPLAIILTHGHFDHVGTIKELIEEWKVPVYAHPLELPYLTGQRDYPPADPSVGGGLMAVISPLYPHRSIDLGTSVLPLPEDGNVPGALGWKWIHTPGHSPGHISLFREQDRVLIAGDAFITVKQESALAVVMQQQEIHGPPTYFTIDWAKAEDSVRKLAHLNPLVALTGHGLPMRGTELSAQLALLSKNFKKMAVPDQGKYVESSDV; from the coding sequence ATGAACCCAAACCACATGCTGACTTCTGGATTTACAGATCTATGGGAGGTAGCCCCCGGGGTTATCGGACTTCGCACCTTATTTGTAAATGTCGCCTATATAAGCTCTTCACCTTCAGATTGGATTCTCGTGGATGCAGGTCTAGGCATGTTTGCTGGCAGTATCCTGAATACGGCGAAGGAGCATTTTGGAAAACCGCCGCTGGCCATCATCCTGACGCACGGACATTTTGACCATGTAGGAACGATTAAGGAGCTCATAGAGGAATGGAAAGTGCCTGTGTACGCCCATCCTCTGGAGCTTCCATATCTAACAGGACAGCGGGACTACCCACCGGCAGATCCATCCGTAGGCGGCGGATTAATGGCAGTGATCTCCCCTTTGTACCCGCATCGCAGTATTGATCTTGGAACTTCGGTACTACCTTTACCTGAGGACGGAAACGTACCCGGTGCGTTGGGTTGGAAATGGATCCACACACCTGGGCATAGTCCGGGACATATTTCGCTGTTTCGTGAGCAGGATCGCGTATTAATTGCGGGAGATGCTTTTATTACTGTAAAACAGGAATCGGCGTTGGCTGTCGTTATGCAGCAGCAGGAAATCCACGGGCCGCCTACTTATTTCACAATCGATTGGGCCAAGGCCGAGGACTCTGTCCGCAAGCTTGCCCATTTGAACCCCCTTGTCGCCCTCACTGGACACGGTTTACCCATGAGAGGCACTGAATTATCTGCGCAACTGGCGCTTTTAAGTAAGAATTTTAAAAAAATGGCTGTACCGGATCAGGGTAAATACGTAGAATCCTCTGATGTTTAG
- a CDS encoding DUF1450 domain-containing protein, giving the protein MANDIRICDECNHIKMKTILPKLRKMAPDAEIKTGCISYCGPCGKRPFVYINGRYISAPTEDEVLKKAEPFVKQPAVQE; this is encoded by the coding sequence ATGGCTAACGATATACGTATTTGCGACGAATGCAATCACATCAAGATGAAAACTATACTGCCAAAGCTGCGTAAGATGGCCCCTGATGCGGAGATCAAGACCGGCTGCATATCCTATTGCGGTCCTTGCGGTAAACGGCCATTTGTCTATATCAATGGTCGGTATATCAGTGCTCCAACTGAAGATGAAGTGCTAAAGAAGGCAGAACCCTTCGTTAAGCAGCCCGCTGTTCAGGAATGA
- the racE gene encoding glutamate racemase, whose product MQQAIAILDSGVGGLTVVKEVMRQLPREKIIYFGDTARAPYGPRSTEEVKRFTEQIVDYLIQFNPKMIVIACNTATAAALDYISAKVSIPVIGVIHPGARAAISATQSGQVGVIGTVGTISSGAYTVALQQLSPFVQVVSQACPMLVPLVEQGMFRSEESYEVVERSLEGIKDDNIDTLILGCTHYPFLMSSIGKVMGNRVKLISSADETAREISTILYEKGKLASGSESPIHQFFCSGDAEMFQKIARDWLGEQIKRTPVVWQVSSL is encoded by the coding sequence GTGCAGCAAGCTATTGCAATACTAGATTCAGGTGTTGGAGGGCTGACTGTTGTCAAGGAAGTGATGAGGCAGCTCCCGCGGGAGAAGATCATTTATTTCGGAGACACTGCCCGCGCGCCCTACGGACCCCGTTCAACCGAAGAAGTGAAAAGGTTCACGGAGCAAATCGTCGATTATCTCATTCAATTTAATCCCAAAATGATTGTTATCGCCTGTAATACTGCAACGGCGGCAGCGCTCGATTATATTTCGGCCAAGGTATCGATTCCCGTTATAGGTGTGATTCATCCCGGTGCGAGAGCTGCAATCAGTGCCACACAAAGCGGACAGGTAGGCGTGATTGGTACGGTTGGAACGATAAGCAGCGGGGCTTATACAGTGGCGCTTCAACAGCTATCTCCTTTTGTTCAAGTGGTTAGTCAGGCATGCCCAATGCTTGTCCCTTTAGTTGAACAGGGTATGTTCCGCTCGGAGGAAAGTTATGAGGTTGTGGAGCGATCGCTCGAAGGCATTAAAGACGATAATATTGACACCTTAATTCTTGGCTGTACTCATTATCCATTCCTCATGTCGTCCATAGGGAAGGTGATGGGAAACCGTGTCAAACTCATTAGCTCCGCTGATGAGACAGCAAGGGAGATTAGCACGATTCTATATGAAAAAGGAAAGCTGGCTAGCGGCAGTGAAAGTCCGATACACCAGTTCTTCTGCAGTGGAGATGCTGAAATGTTTCAAAAAATCGCCCGCGATTGGCTCGGGGAGCAAATCAAGCGTACTCCCGTTGTGTGGCAGGTATCATCTTTATAA
- a CDS encoding Dabb family protein produces MIKHIVFFKLKDRSPESVATTVAVLRNMEGKIPELLSIEVGTDLLRSERSFDIALVTEVASLEDLQAYQVHPVHKEVIAHINEVKELSYSVDYEM; encoded by the coding sequence ATGATTAAGCATATTGTATTCTTCAAACTGAAGGATCGTTCACCCGAAAGTGTAGCAACCACGGTGGCTGTATTACGTAACATGGAAGGGAAAATCCCAGAGCTACTATCGATAGAGGTAGGTACTGATTTGCTCCGCTCAGAACGTTCCTTTGACATTGCTCTTGTGACGGAAGTAGCCTCACTGGAAGATCTGCAGGCCTATCAAGTCCATCCAGTGCATAAGGAAGTTATTGCTCATATTAATGAGGTTAAGGAGCTTTCTTATTCTGTTGATTATGAAATGTAA
- a CDS encoding M14 family metallopeptidase, with product MLQYVTHKGDTVSRIAAAYGLTPEHVIQGNPWVVKQAYLHPGQIIYLPSAPRSRYALQAGDNAEKVSALFNICVEELEKLNPGILSGHFHPGKVVVIPTPKPNRVVVLRGEYGPTHVEEDIAALLDKYPFLEKDTIGCSVMGKPLYLIKIGRGARHLHVNAALHANEWLTSPCLMSFIEEYAAAYAGGGLWNGHHVQDWFNNWTLWAIPMANPDGVELVQEGAGPDHLYLNDLLKWNGGRRGYRHWKANIRGVDLGDQFPAHWEEEAARRGVTGPAPRDYSGHAPLCEPEAAALAALAERIPGDAAVSLHSQGGEIYWNYRGYEPQESAELAARLASACGYRAVELTGSDAGFKDWFIQQFRKPGFTVELGMGKNPLPLADFEDMALETGLIIGALLSIVKVK from the coding sequence ATGCTGCAATATGTTACACATAAAGGAGATACCGTAAGTCGGATTGCCGCGGCCTATGGACTGACCCCTGAGCATGTTATTCAAGGAAATCCATGGGTAGTGAAGCAAGCTTATTTGCATCCGGGACAAATCATATATTTACCCTCTGCTCCGCGAAGTCGATACGCTCTACAGGCTGGCGATAACGCAGAAAAGGTATCTGCCTTGTTCAATATTTGTGTAGAGGAACTTGAAAAACTGAATCCGGGAATTCTATCTGGACATTTCCATCCTGGAAAAGTAGTGGTCATCCCAACACCCAAGCCTAATCGTGTAGTTGTTTTACGTGGAGAATACGGTCCAACTCACGTGGAAGAAGATATTGCGGCACTCCTGGACAAATATCCCTTCCTGGAGAAAGACACTATCGGCTGCAGCGTTATGGGGAAACCGCTGTATCTCATTAAGATAGGCCGAGGAGCCCGTCATCTGCATGTTAACGCCGCCCTACATGCCAATGAATGGCTGACATCACCTTGTCTAATGTCTTTCATAGAGGAGTATGCCGCTGCCTATGCCGGTGGAGGACTCTGGAATGGACATCATGTGCAGGATTGGTTCAATAACTGGACCCTTTGGGCCATCCCCATGGCGAATCCGGACGGTGTAGAACTGGTACAGGAGGGAGCCGGTCCCGATCATTTATATTTGAACGATCTGCTCAAATGGAACGGAGGCCGCCGGGGCTATCGGCATTGGAAGGCAAATATCCGCGGAGTGGATTTAGGTGACCAATTCCCGGCACATTGGGAAGAGGAGGCCGCACGCCGAGGGGTGACGGGCCCCGCACCTCGTGACTACAGCGGCCATGCTCCGTTATGTGAACCGGAAGCCGCTGCTCTTGCTGCCCTTGCGGAGAGGATACCGGGAGACGCAGCTGTGTCGCTGCATAGTCAAGGCGGAGAAATTTATTGGAATTACCGCGGGTATGAGCCGCAGGAGAGTGCAGAGCTAGCAGCCAGGTTGGCATCGGCCTGTGGATATCGGGCTGTTGAATTAACGGGAAGTGATGCGGGCTTCAAAGATTGGTTCATTCAACAATTTCGCAAGCCGGGATTTACAGTTGAGCTGGGCATGGGCAAAAACCCGCTGCCGCTAGCTGACTTTGAAGATATGGCACTCGAAACCGGACTTATTATTGGAGCTCTTCTGTCGATTGTGAAAGTTAAATGA
- a CDS encoding ATP-binding protein, translating into MKRLPSNQAAWLLEEMRRLKSQPLHTLVLGYKEYVMMLAERRGKIIQLLPLEETDITLDSTATQVLSEVLIHLLHNAIEHGIELPNERSRVGKSSMGTIEFKLGQSLKPGYLALCVQDDGRGMDTKAIRRLMVQRKITSEHQIHELSEEEVVDWIFTEGLTTSTIVTEFSGHGMGLAAARDALITVGGSIRATFATGQSSQLHIEIPCYADNLRNIS; encoded by the coding sequence ATGAAGAGGCTTCCCTCTAATCAGGCTGCTTGGCTGCTGGAAGAAATGAGAAGATTGAAATCCCAACCTCTCCATACGCTTGTTCTTGGATACAAGGAATATGTAATGATGTTAGCAGAAAGAAGAGGTAAAATCATTCAATTGCTGCCGTTGGAAGAGACGGATATAACATTGGATTCCACAGCAACTCAGGTGTTAAGTGAGGTTTTAATTCACCTTTTACACAATGCTATCGAACATGGAATCGAATTGCCCAATGAACGTTCCCGTGTCGGTAAAAGTTCAATGGGTACTATAGAATTCAAGCTGGGACAATCTTTAAAGCCCGGATATTTGGCATTATGTGTACAAGATGATGGTCGCGGAATGGATACGAAAGCCATTCGAAGACTTATGGTGCAACGTAAGATTACTTCAGAACACCAAATTCATGAACTGAGCGAAGAGGAGGTTGTGGATTGGATATTTACAGAAGGGTTAACCACCAGTACAATCGTAACGGAATTTTCGGGACACGGGATGGGGTTGGCTGCAGCAAGAGATGCGCTAATCACTGTGGGAGGTTCCATTCGGGCAACCTTTGCAACTGGACAAAGTTCTCAATTACACATTGAAATTCCGTGTTACGCAGACAACTTACGGAATATCAGTTAA
- a CDS encoding helix-turn-helix transcriptional regulator, producing MKKEQESGSTRRMIMKLLKTKGPLTIGALASELEITEMGVRRHVLQMEQEGIAKTKVVRQAMGRPLHMYSLTELAEEYFPKNYHNLALDLLRELDQGSGIEAVNTLFEGRRRRMLAQYSPMMENRNLEERVAELSSIQNAGGYMAEWNQADDGSYEIREYNCPIRQVAGQFRKACQCEHDLFEELLSAKVTRSECMAEGGRCCRYSIVPI from the coding sequence ATGAAAAAGGAGCAGGAAAGCGGCTCAACAAGGCGTATGATAATGAAGCTCCTGAAAACAAAGGGACCGCTTACTATCGGTGCACTGGCTTCAGAACTGGAAATTACAGAGATGGGTGTCAGGCGCCATGTCCTTCAAATGGAGCAGGAGGGCATTGCCAAAACCAAGGTTGTGCGTCAGGCGATGGGTAGGCCCCTACATATGTATTCATTAACTGAGCTCGCAGAGGAGTATTTTCCGAAAAATTATCACAACCTAGCCCTAGACCTATTGCGAGAGCTGGATCAAGGTAGCGGGATCGAAGCTGTTAATACTTTATTCGAAGGGCGCCGCAGGCGGATGCTTGCTCAGTATTCTCCTATGATGGAAAACCGGAACTTGGAGGAGCGGGTTGCAGAGTTGTCTTCCATCCAAAATGCTGGGGGATATATGGCGGAATGGAACCAGGCCGATGACGGATCTTATGAAATACGCGAATATAACTGCCCAATCCGTCAGGTAGCCGGTCAGTTCCGAAAGGCCTGTCAATGCGAGCATGATCTTTTCGAAGAGTTATTAAGCGCCAAGGTAACGCGCAGTGAATGTATGGCTGAAGGCGGAAGGTGCTGCAGATACAGTATCGTGCCTATTTAA
- a CDS encoding helix-turn-helix domain-containing protein, protein MPTIQPEPHKIQAWAEINRKYLGQGVRVKRFRRPKRSQIRNRVLLAILMAKDVKLSQFAEELSISSRSVSAWVYEGRIPSRINMDKACRILGYPAHILFNEALINDSPILCQPYSSRFMKRAQSNSPKRNKILLGLCMVYDLSVTDVSHWISIHPGTFRKWLHYGHLPSPVMQDKAAEFFKVPPTILFADCDA, encoded by the coding sequence ATGCCTACAATTCAACCAGAACCTCATAAAATTCAGGCGTGGGCCGAAATAAACCGCAAATATCTTGGACAGGGTGTGCGCGTCAAAAGATTTCGCCGACCTAAACGCAGTCAAATTCGCAATCGTGTACTACTCGCCATATTAATGGCTAAGGATGTGAAGCTCTCTCAGTTTGCCGAAGAACTGTCCATCTCTTCACGCAGCGTCAGCGCTTGGGTATACGAAGGCCGTATTCCATCCCGAATCAATATGGACAAGGCCTGCCGTATTTTAGGATATCCTGCCCATATTCTTTTCAATGAAGCGTTAATTAACGATAGTCCAATTCTGTGTCAGCCCTACTCGTCCCGATTCATGAAAAGAGCCCAATCCAACTCGCCCAAACGCAATAAAATCCTGCTTGGACTTTGCATGGTATATGATTTGTCAGTTACCGATGTTAGTCATTGGATCAGCATTCATCCGGGCACCTTCCGCAAATGGCTTCATTATGGTCATCTGCCTTCACCTGTAATGCAGGACAAGGCCGCGGAGTTTTTTAAGGTTCCTCCGACTATTTTGTTTGCGGATTGCGACGCCTGA
- a CDS encoding class I SAM-dependent methyltransferase has product MFDYWNQRFAQEGMIWGSDPSPTALHAKDLFRQHQSKTVLVPGAGYGRNTKVFSREFETYGIEVTPAALEIAAEWDPLSTFTLGSALDHRLDIQMDAIYCYDLLHLFLKEDRRRLVVNCLKQLRPGGVIFFTSFSDEDPNNGSGKLMEPGTYEYKEGKFAHFFSDRELREYFAGTEILETGSYPETLKSSEGKSHSYILRYIVARTMS; this is encoded by the coding sequence ATGTTCGATTACTGGAATCAAAGATTCGCGCAGGAAGGGATGATCTGGGGAAGCGATCCCAGTCCTACGGCACTGCATGCCAAGGATTTATTCCGGCAGCATCAGTCGAAGACTGTGTTGGTTCCGGGAGCAGGTTATGGACGTAATACGAAGGTATTCTCGAGGGAGTTCGAGACCTATGGCATTGAAGTGACCCCAGCAGCCTTGGAGATTGCAGCAGAGTGGGATCCTTTAAGTACTTTCACCCTTGGATCAGCCTTGGATCACCGTTTAGATATACAGATGGATGCTATTTACTGCTATGATTTGCTTCATTTATTCCTGAAAGAGGACCGCCGCAGACTAGTCGTAAATTGCTTGAAGCAGCTGCGTCCCGGCGGAGTGATCTTCTTCACCAGTTTCTCTGATGAGGATCCGAACAACGGAAGCGGGAAGTTAATGGAGCCCGGAACCTATGAATATAAAGAGGGGAAATTCGCTCATTTCTTTAGTGATCGAGAGCTAAGGGAGTATTTTGCAGGGACGGAGATCCTGGAGACCGGTTCCTATCCCGAGACTCTGAAGAGTTCAGAAGGCAAGAGCCATTCATACATACTGAGATACATAGTTGCAAGAACAATGAGCTAA
- a CDS encoding ATP-binding protein: MDKQKMYLFIAICFFAVILLDSSIYLLMYHQDNSKPYVNLNKGFQYRFGDSTFNEQGEPNWTVEEQSKDWNRKTTDKLSAKERQGRNYVWMKIKLPKGDWENPHLFLYRSLDIFEIYVDHQLFHQFGDWDHPDKLMAYPSHFISIPQEMMGKTIYFRIYSTYDPIGLSSTMLFGNGESIILGLILADAHKYIISIIFMFLSMLSMLLYWKNRRERGFLYFSMFAMSSSAIIITQQVQSKFIWNLPFFDYYLNIIAVFSIMFLFLQFIEYIYEGPYRKVICWLKRISLLIFIAVIMVSCINPKYLIHYKVYDIDSLFILLCFAIVMPILFHYLHKNNQKEHRVLYIGILLFTLICIKGRIAEFMWSFISIPSDLLPFGESLMTSSIEWALFCLVITFGLIMLGRFQEVYEHNKLYLNKLKKQNEMLLQMNKMKDEFLARTSHELRTPLNGMVGISESLMDGVCGPVNKEISNNLAWIILSGKRLTKMVNDILDFTKLRYNEVLLQFKPVRMKDEIDLVISICKSLVGTKSLVFINEASSNLPLVRADDNRVQQILYNLIGNAIKFTESGCIQVNTRINGDWMEISVSDTGIGIQQDKWEVIFDPFQQEDESISYQFGGTGLGLSISKQLIELHGGSIGLTSKVGVGSIFTFTLPVYINDESVDEETQSEDGASAFVPLFKESIPYHSNQLEPFITTALSHSTSEENEIEKDLYILVVDDEMVNIQVLFNYLSFENYTVMHACSGMEALEILERGLEPDLILLDVMMPNMSGFQVIKEIRKTYAIHELPIILLTARDMEQDLVAGFNLGANDYLIKPFSKNELLSRIKMHIKLTGFNKIIEQTVRERTGAIKNLLDYAGQGFLSFNASLRVDEEFSAECTRIFDINIAGSDVTELLFPMDLEQRNKLEWLLQRLFSSGQSLEDMSPFIDLLPQETRLEEEVYRIDYRFYIREMKDRARRCMIVLTNITEQKQLSHQLEHEQNALKIMTQVSSRPYLVVEIMGQYEQILLDFQTLNEGSSDSEVKGLYKRIHSLKGNFTFLHMECISAYLNEMESYCYQQIHSSKKQKNGYRSNA; this comes from the coding sequence TTGGATAAGCAGAAGATGTACCTATTTATTGCAATTTGTTTTTTTGCTGTTATCTTGTTAGACAGCTCCATTTATCTTCTCATGTATCATCAAGATAATTCCAAGCCATACGTAAATCTAAATAAAGGGTTTCAATACCGATTTGGTGATTCGACATTTAATGAGCAAGGGGAACCCAACTGGACCGTTGAAGAACAATCGAAGGATTGGAATCGTAAAACGACCGATAAATTATCCGCAAAAGAGCGCCAAGGCAGAAATTATGTATGGATGAAGATCAAGCTTCCTAAAGGGGATTGGGAAAATCCGCATTTATTTCTGTACCGTTCACTCGATATTTTTGAAATATATGTTGATCATCAGCTTTTCCATCAATTTGGAGATTGGGATCATCCTGATAAATTAATGGCTTATCCATCACATTTTATTTCGATCCCGCAGGAAATGATGGGTAAAACTATATATTTCCGTATCTATTCTACATATGATCCGATAGGCCTCAGTTCAACAATGTTATTTGGTAATGGGGAAAGTATCATTCTTGGTCTTATTCTTGCTGATGCTCACAAGTATATAATTAGTATTATTTTTATGTTTCTAAGTATGCTGTCCATGCTTTTATATTGGAAGAATCGGAGGGAGCGTGGATTTTTATACTTTTCCATGTTCGCCATGAGCTCGAGTGCAATCATTATCACTCAGCAAGTGCAATCAAAGTTTATTTGGAATTTACCATTTTTTGATTACTACTTAAACATCATTGCGGTATTCAGCATCATGTTTTTATTTTTGCAATTTATTGAATATATTTATGAGGGACCTTATCGTAAAGTTATCTGCTGGCTTAAACGAATCAGTCTTCTGATATTTATCGCAGTTATAATGGTCTCTTGTATAAACCCTAAGTACTTAATTCATTATAAAGTTTACGATATCGATTCTTTGTTCATACTTCTATGCTTCGCAATCGTAATGCCTATTTTGTTTCATTATTTACATAAGAACAACCAAAAAGAGCACAGGGTTTTATATATCGGTATATTATTATTCACCTTAATTTGTATAAAGGGCCGTATTGCAGAATTTATGTGGTCTTTCATCTCTATTCCATCGGATCTATTACCTTTTGGCGAGAGTTTAATGACTTCATCGATTGAGTGGGCGCTGTTTTGCCTTGTCATTACTTTTGGTCTCATTATGTTAGGAAGATTTCAGGAAGTATATGAGCATAATAAACTCTACTTAAATAAGCTGAAGAAGCAAAATGAAATGCTTTTACAAATGAACAAAATGAAAGATGAGTTTCTTGCTCGTACCTCTCATGAACTACGTACCCCTCTTAACGGTATGGTTGGTATTTCTGAATCCCTTATGGATGGGGTTTGTGGACCTGTTAATAAGGAAATCAGCAATAACTTAGCTTGGATAATACTTAGCGGAAAACGGCTGACCAAAATGGTCAACGATATTCTTGATTTTACTAAGCTTCGTTATAATGAAGTACTGCTGCAGTTCAAACCCGTTAGAATGAAAGATGAGATTGATCTTGTTATTAGTATATGTAAGTCGTTAGTAGGCACGAAGTCTTTGGTGTTCATTAATGAAGCAAGTAGCAATTTGCCGCTTGTTAGAGCAGATGACAATAGGGTACAGCAAATCTTATATAACTTAATTGGTAATGCTATTAAATTCACGGAGTCCGGATGCATCCAAGTGAATACTAGGATTAACGGAGACTGGATGGAAATTTCTGTGTCGGATACAGGAATAGGCATTCAGCAGGACAAATGGGAGGTAATATTTGATCCCTTTCAGCAAGAGGATGAATCTATCTCCTATCAGTTCGGTGGAACAGGGCTTGGATTGTCCATCAGTAAGCAACTAATTGAATTACATGGTGGGAGTATTGGATTAACATCCAAAGTGGGTGTGGGTTCAATCTTCACTTTCACACTTCCTGTATATATCAATGATGAATCGGTTGATGAAGAGACCCAATCTGAAGACGGTGCATCCGCATTTGTCCCCTTGTTCAAAGAATCCATTCCTTATCATTCCAACCAGCTTGAACCATTTATCACAACGGCACTTTCCCATTCGACTTCCGAGGAAAATGAAATAGAAAAAGATTTGTATATTCTGGTTGTCGATGATGAAATGGTTAACATACAAGTGCTTTTTAACTATCTATCATTTGAGAATTATACTGTTATGCATGCTTGCAGCGGAATGGAGGCTTTAGAAATATTAGAGAGAGGATTAGAACCAGATCTAATTCTTCTAGATGTGATGATGCCCAATATGTCCGGCTTTCAGGTGATTAAAGAAATCCGCAAAACCTATGCCATACACGAGCTTCCAATTATATTACTTACCGCTAGGGATATGGAGCAAGACTTGGTAGCGGGCTTTAATCTGGGTGCTAATGATTATTTAATTAAACCTTTTTCCAAGAATGAACTGCTATCCCGCATCAAGATGCATATTAAGCTAACGGGGTTCAATAAAATTATAGAACAGACGGTACGGGAACGGACAGGGGCGATTAAGAACTTACTAGACTATGCAGGTCAAGGGTTCTTATCGTTTAATGCCAGTCTAAGGGTTGACGAAGAATTCAGCGCGGAATGTACTCGAATATTTGATATCAATATAGCGGGTTCTGATGTGACGGAGTTATTATTTCCAATGGATTTGGAGCAGCGCAACAAGCTTGAGTGGCTTCTTCAGCGGCTGTTTTCCTCAGGTCAATCTTTGGAGGATATGAGCCCTTTCATTGACTTGCTACCCCAGGAGACCCGTCTTGAAGAAGAAGTGTATCGAATTGATTATAGATTTTATATACGTGAAATGAAAGACAGGGCAAGAAGATGTATGATTGTTCTAACGAATATAACCGAACAAAAGCAATTATCCCACCAGTTGGAACATGAGCAGAACGCACTGAAAATAATGACTCAAGTGTCGTCACGTCCCTATTTAGTAGTGGAGATTATGGGCCAATATGAACAAATACTTCTAGATTTCCAGACTTTGAATGAAGGATCGTCTGATTCAGAGGTGAAAGGTCTGTACAAGCGGATTCATTCCTTAAAAGGGAATTTCACATTCTTACATATGGAGTGTATCTCAGCATATTTAAATGAGATGGAATCTTATTGTTATCAACAGATACATAGTTCTAAGAAACAAAAAAACGGATATCGATCCAATGCATAG
- a CDS encoding YtxH domain-containing protein produces MKNNKKNVLWGVVVGSVVGSVAALLFAPKAGKELRKDISDGTATTLEKAQEIASQAGDKSVELYDKAKDVVVEVREWGKQRLGSETEEIVGVSGITDGEIAGDVNVDAVVDAVNVDAVVDAVNVDAVTDEVDAVVANAGIKDVDSSKIE; encoded by the coding sequence ATGAAGAATAACAAGAAAAACGTATTGTGGGGCGTTGTGGTCGGAAGTGTTGTGGGCTCTGTAGCAGCATTGCTATTTGCACCCAAGGCTGGAAAAGAACTTCGTAAGGATATTTCGGATGGAACAGCGACAACACTGGAGAAAGCTCAGGAAATAGCATCCCAAGCCGGTGACAAGAGTGTAGAGTTGTATGACAAGGCTAAGGATGTTGTTGTAGAGGTCCGTGAGTGGGGTAAACAACGTCTAGGTTCAGAGACTGAGGAAATCGTGGGGGTCAGCGGCATCACAGACGGTGAAATTGCCGGCGATGTTAATGTTGATGCTGTAGTAGATGCAGTTAATGTTGATGCTGTAGTAGATGCAGTTAATGTAGATGCTGTAACTGATGAAGTCGATGCTGTTGTTGCGAATGCAGGAATAAAGGACGTAGATAGCAGCAAGATCGAGTAG
- a CDS encoding HesB/IscA family protein: MNVKITRNAAKVIKKQMELEGNSELKLRVAITHAHGDHAHYGLDLDTPKENDVVVSTDKEIDVILEPGQPLLDGVKIDYLYFPKEGFVITNPSKGNHGDH, encoded by the coding sequence ATGAACGTTAAAATTACCCGCAATGCGGCTAAAGTGATAAAGAAACAAATGGAGTTGGAAGGAAACAGCGAACTTAAATTGCGTGTCGCTATTACACATGCTCATGGCGACCATGCTCACTACGGACTTGATTTGGACACGCCTAAGGAGAATGACGTTGTAGTTTCTACAGATAAGGAAATTGACGTTATTCTGGAACCCGGCCAACCGTTACTAGACGGAGTCAAGATTGATTATTTGTACTTTCCTAAAGAAGGTTTTGTAATTACGAATCCGTCCAAAGGAAATCATGGCGACCATTAA